TTAAAACCGTTTTTAACGTTCGCATATGCCGTGCGGGCTAGAGGATTATTATGGCAAGAAAAACTGACAATACCGATGTTGTTGCGGCCAGTCCACTTGTCGCAACAGGTGTAGAGAAAATGATTTTGGTCATCCGCGATAAGCAAGTGTTGCTGGACCGCGATTTGGCGACGCTCTATGGGATCGCGACGAAAGTGCTGAACCAGGCTGTCAAGCGAAACGCCGAAAGATTCCCTGAAAGGTACTGTTTCCAGTTAAGACCCCAGGAGTACATGTTTTTGAGGTCACAATCTGTGACCTCAAAAAAGGAAACTAGGGGAGGACGTCAGTATCTGCCCTATGTATTTACGGAACAAGGAATTGCTATGCTTTCTGCAGTCCTTCGAAGTGAAACTGCCGTTCGAGTGAGCATTGCAATTATGGATGCTTTTGTCGCAATGCGTCGCTATATGCTTGAAAATGGCGATGTTTCCAGCCGTCTTGTGCGTGTGGAAGGCAAGGAAATTGAGCAAGATCGTCGGCTTCTTGAACATGACCATAAAATAGACTCGCTTTTCGAGGCCATGGACCGCAGGGAATCCGACTTAAAAAAAGTCATGGAAAACATCATCGACCCGAGTACCTATAGGCACTTCCTGATTCTGAACGGGCAAAAGTTGGATGCCGATGTCGCCTACGCGCAGATTTACGGCATGGCGAAGAAGTCGGTGCTGGTTATTGACAACTATGTAGACGTTAAAACGCTGAATTTGCTCCGGAACGTGCGCAAGGGCGTTTCCGTCCTGATTTTCAGCGACTTGCTTGGTGGAAGCCGCATGACAG
The sequence above is drawn from the Fibrobacter sp. UWP2 genome and encodes:
- a CDS encoding ORF6N domain-containing protein → MARKTDNTDVVAASPLVATGVEKMILVIRDKQVLLDRDLATLYGIATKVLNQAVKRNAERFPERYCFQLRPQEYMFLRSQSVTSKKETRGGRQYLPYVFTEQGIAMLSAVLRSETAVRVSIAIMDAFVAMRRYMLENGDVSSRLVRVEGKEIEQDRRLLEHDHKIDSLFEAMDRRESDLKKVMENIIDPSTYRHFLILNGQKLDADVAYAQIYGMAKKSVLVIDNYVDVKTLNLLRNVRKGVSVLIFSDLLGGSRMTDDMLADYRAARPDVSIDKKPAMHKFHDRYILVDFKTKSEKLYHCGASSKDAGNKITTIVQLDDVDAYRPMFEELLEQPR